A genomic region of Papaver somniferum cultivar HN1 chromosome 7, ASM357369v1, whole genome shotgun sequence contains the following coding sequences:
- the LOC113295837 gene encoding uncharacterized protein LOC113295837, giving the protein MERYNPGSVVNLEYDGVTKQFQRFFVALEASITGFNNYCRLMLFIDCTFLTEKFKGGLMVACGKTGNQEIYPVAFGIVPCENCESWEWFLTNLKGIIREDRPLTIILDRVAGLLKHVPVIFPKAYHSYCLYYMKENIPVPKGKSRETAVKLFEECYTALTNEKFYAVAKSMRNLKLDSVIDWMVKIPFQNWAAHAFQGERFGENTSNIAESFNSVIKHDKRLPALELVDCIHAKVMEHNYKRLVESSKWTSKLTPWMQARLNKRVNDCRFYKFRRSSDKVFEIISPTGKHTFDLDAKACACNWWQKHSFPCTHSMKAMLHIGTDEPYKYIIPYYTIEFCRGLYARPIYHIPDSERPPKINEDGYVLPPNDGRASAGRPTTSRYRGSREKVCKKRKCSQCGRLAFHNRRRCRRAPLAPRALVFRKESNSRMINFLRRMLF; this is encoded by the exons ATGGAACGTTATAATCCTGGAAGCGTCGTCAACCTTGAGTATGATGGTGTAACGAAGCAGTTCCAGAGGTTTTTTGTTGCTTTAGAAGCTTCCATTACTGGTTTCAATAATTACTGTCGTCTGATGTTATTTATTGATTGCACTTTTCTCACCGAGAAGTTTAAGGGAGGTCTTATGGTTGCTTGCGGGAAAACTGGTAACCAAG aGATCTATCCAGTTGCTTTTGGTATTGTACCTTGCGAAAATTGCGAGAGTTGGGAATGGTTCTTAACCAACTTGAAGGGTATTATCAGGGAAGACCGTCCACTGACCATCATATTAGACCGTGTAGCTGGCCTTCTGAAACATGTCCCTGTGATCTTCCCAAAGGCTTACCATTCTTACTGTTTGTACTACATGAAAGAGAATATTCCGGTTCCAAAGGGAAAGAGCAGGGAAACTGCTGTGAAGTTGTTTGAAGAGTGCTACACTGCCTTAACAAATGAGAAGTTTTATGCTGTTGCCAAGAGTATGAGGAATCTGAAGTTGGATTCAGTCATTGATTGGATGGTAAAGATTCCATTCCAGAACTGGGCAGCTCATGCTTTTCAAGGAGAAAGGTTTGGTGAGAACACATCGAACATTGCAGAGAGTTTTAACAGTGTGATTAAGCATGATAAGCGGCTTCCAGCACTTGAACTTGTGGATTGTATTCATGCTAAGGTAATGGAGCATAACTACAAGAGGTTGGTGGAGTCTAGTAAGTGGACTTCAAAGCTTACTCCGTGGATGCAAGCTAGGCTCAACAAGAGGGTGAACGACTGCCGTTTTTACAAGTTCCGAAGATCAAGTGATAAAGTCTTTGAAATAATTTCTCCTACTGGAAAGCACACGTTCGACTTGGATGCTAAGGCTTGCGCTTGCAATTGGTGGCAGAAGCATAGTTTCCCTTGCACCCATTCGATGAAAGCTATGTTGCATATTGGGACAGATGAACCTTATAAGTACATTATTCCGTATTATACCATCGAGTTCTGCAGAGGTCTGTATGCTCGTCCTATCTATCATATTCCCGACAGTGAGAGGCCGCCTAAAATTAATGAGGACGGTTATGTCTTGCCTCCCAATGATGGTCGAGCGTCAGCTGGAAGGCCAACTACTTCAAGGTACAGGGGTTCTCGAGAGAAAGTTTGCAAGAAAAGGAAGTGTAGCCAGTGTGGGAGACTTGCCTTCCACAACCGTCGTAGATGTCGTAGAGCTCCTTTGGCTCCTCGTGCACTAGTGTTCCGCAAGGAGTCTAATTCCAGGATGATCAACTTTTTGAGGAGGATGTTGTTCTGA